A genomic segment from Anopheles maculipalpis chromosome X, idAnoMacuDA_375_x, whole genome shotgun sequence encodes:
- the LOC126561297 gene encoding 28S ribosomal protein S18c, mitochondrial: MLSSIGSRLRVGRVILGYINKEAFAPTAGRLSSPRNYTTSIDNNAPIELKENPFAKDKVQCVLCKHGISPDYKNVQLLSQFQSPYTGRVYGRHITGLCKDRHEQVEREIIKAQNAGLMPTYHKAVEFLNDPKLFDPEKAIRPHKY; the protein is encoded by the exons ATGCTTTCCAGCATAGGAAGTAGACTTCGTGTTGGTCgag TAATTTTAGGTTACATAAACAAAGAAGCATTTGCTCCAACAGCCGGTAGGCTGTCGTCTCCCAGAAACTACACCACGAGCATCGATAATAACGCACCGATCGAGTTGAAAGAAAATCCCTTCGCCAAGGATAAAGTGCAGTGCGTGCTATGCAAGCACGGCATCAGCCCGGACTACAAAAACGTGCAGCTGCTATCGCAATTCCAAAGCCCGTACACAGGCCGTGTGTATGGGCGGCACATTACCGGTTTGTGCAAGGACCGGCACGAGCAGGTAGAGCGGGAAATTATCAAAGCACAAAATGCGGGACTGATGCCGACCTACCATAAAGCGGTGGAATTCCTCAACGACCCAAAACTGTTCGATCCCGAGAA